From Chloroflexota bacterium, a single genomic window includes:
- a CDS encoding response regulator transcription factor yields the protein MSDPHRPIRVVVAGRHPVVRAGLRGLLADLDDLEVVGEGTPADDLVALARSLDADVVLLEWSDEPSPSGGIPSSDSDTATPIVLVGSASTGADLSALIRRGARGFLLPDSTADEVAEAVRSVARGLVVLDAALAPGALGAAHSGPPEDVDGDLLTRRELEVVALIAQGLPNKAIAQRLGISEHTVKFHVGSILAKLGAASRSEAVALAYRRGLIAL from the coding sequence ATGAGCGATCCCCACCGGCCGATCCGCGTGGTGGTGGCTGGCCGCCATCCCGTCGTGCGGGCCGGGTTGCGGGGACTTCTGGCGGATCTGGACGATCTTGAGGTCGTCGGCGAGGGGACACCCGCCGACGACCTCGTCGCCCTCGCACGCTCCCTCGACGCTGACGTCGTGCTCCTCGAATGGAGCGACGAGCCCAGTCCGAGCGGCGGGATCCCATCCAGCGACTCGGACACCGCGACCCCGATCGTCCTGGTGGGATCGGCCTCGACAGGCGCCGACCTGTCCGCGCTCATTCGGCGCGGGGCACGCGGCTTTCTGCTCCCCGACTCGACGGCGGATGAGGTGGCGGAGGCCGTTCGGTCCGTGGCGCGCGGGCTCGTCGTCCTTGACGCTGCCCTCGCGCCTGGCGCGTTAGGCGCGGCGCATTCCGGGCCTCCCGAAGATGTCGACGGCGACCTCCTGACGCGGCGGGAGCTGGAGGTCGTGGCCCTTATCGCCCAGGGCCTGCCGAACAAGGCGATCGCTCAGCGCCTCGGCATCAGCGAGCACACGGTCAAGTTCCACGTCGGATCGATTCTCGCGAAGCTCGGGGCGGCCAGCCGCAGCGAGGCCGTCGCCCTGGCCTACCGACGCGGCCTCATTGCCCTCTAA